From a single Eremothecium sinecaudum strain ATCC 58844 chromosome III, complete sequence genomic region:
- the VSB1 gene encoding Vsb1p (Syntenic homolog of Ashbya gossypii AFR304W; Syntenic homolog of Saccharomyces cerevisiae YGR125W), with product MSAGIHGDGSCTGRSSGNYNLTHTGGPAVRRSFVIVKPESYLGRSYVGSFTNGSHVGKDGRRVSESGLYREYAIAPSSVHDGISLCRQTAELNHYFSEYEAESDDAEQHLSIEGEEDLEDALAMMVIEEDDEQYMNPYYTEEPLEQQYVETVDEAGRPIQIPLSNISQEPGSYGAIDYEAYYAQNSQDDYDEFDGGSTCQGLFQILGCIPAVILGLLMNVLDALSYGMIIFPISEPVFSQLGPTGLSLFYVSTVVSQLVFSGGTSKFKTGIGSEMIEVTPFFHTMALSILNSLPEGNDEVVITTTLVCYAISTIIIGLTFLLLGKLNLGKLVGFFPRHILIGCIGGVAYFLIITGIEVTTRVESFEYSWVFFHRLFNRDDLFAKWALPVALASLLLVLQHIVHHPLLLPGFYLFVFCLFYFIVALVPTLSLELLREQGWVFQVPSTRERWFDFYKLYNPENIDWGLVHKQIPTMLALTFFGILHVPINVPALAISCNVDKYDIDRELSAHGYSNLFSGLLGSVPNYLVYTNSVLFIRAGANNALPGLLLAVATVFVMVAGPDSISFVPIPIVGSLIFLLGYELLKEVFYDTRGKLSRFEYITIVIIVVNMGVFDFVIGIIVGILIACFSYLIDSSKLQTVNGVFDGKVAKSTVYRDYLQTKFLDKIGEQIYVLKLQNILFFGTIVFIEKRIEQLFDGGSERKRIRYFILDFKNIRADHIDYSAAEGFNRIKRAMEMRCITLIISSITEHDCIYKAFNKVGLLDGVELFSDLNSALEWCENEYLVRYKELLDRSRYMKLKRREGQIKNEIYHYPPQTNTPRKSQLINVAQNMLQDERKASQITSLYKTKQPFLPILLLALKTFRPKVLSNDKHEIILWKQLCPYFKPTRLAPSAPISTRGNSFFVLESGVVKVLYQLPHGSIYESLSGNTCYPLNDEVPGAMISKIHAETDCLVWVIDSASLQRLKTDNLKVYTELQTVSMAVMQYRFRSILGYALISS from the coding sequence ATGTCGGCAGGGATTCATGGAGATGGTTCCTGTACGGGTAGATCTTCTGGAAACTATAATTTAACTCATACTGGCGGTCCTGCTGTTCGTAGGTCCTTCGTTATAGTGAAACCAGAATCTTACCTTGGTCGGTCATACGTTGGAAGTTTCACTAACGGTTCACATGTTGGTAAAGATGGGAGAAGAGTAAGCGAGTCCGGGTTATATAGGGAATATGCCATAGCCCCGAGCTCTGTACACGATGGTATTAGCCTTTGTAGGCAAACAGCCGAGTTAAATCATTATTTTAGTGAATATGAAGCGGAGAGTGACGATGCTGAGCAACACCTTTCTATAGAAGGAGAAGAGGATTTAGAGGATGCTTTAGCGATGATGGTAATTGAAGAGGATGATGAACAGTACATGAACCCTTATTATACAGAAGAACCCTTGGAACAGCAGTATGTAGAAACAGTGGATGAAGCCGGAAGGCCGATCCAAATACCGCTGAGTAATATATCACAAGAACCGGGTAGTTATGGGGCCATTGATTATGAGGCGTATTATGCACAAAACTCACAGGATGATTATGACGAGTTTGATGGTGGTTCTACTTGCCAGGGCTTATTTCAGATTTTGGGTTGTATCCCGGCCGTTATTCTAGGCCTTTTAATGAATGTTTTAGACGCATTGTCATACGGTATGATAATATTTCCAATTTCAGAACCAGTATTTTCGCAACTAGGACCTACCGGTCTATCACTTTTCTATGTGTCAACTGTAGTGTCGCAATTGGTCTTCTCTGGGGGAACTTCCAAGTTCAAAACCGGAATTGGTTCTGAAATGATAGAAGTAACTCCATTTTTCCATACTATGGCATTGTCAATTTTGAATAGCTTACCTGAGGGAAACGATGAGGTAGTTATTACGACGACTCTAGTCTGCTATGCTATTTCTACTATTATAATTGGTTTAACTTTCCTCTTACTTGGAAAGCTGAATCTTGGGAAATTGGTCGGGTTTTTTCCTCGCCATATTTTAATTGGATGCATAGGCGGTGTTGCATATTTCTTGATCATAACTGGGATTGAGGTAACCACAAGAGTAGAAAGCTTTGAATATTCTTGGGTCTTCTTCCATCGTTTGTTTAATAGGGATGACCTTTTTGCCAAGTGGGCCCTTCCCGTCGCGCTAGCGTCACTGTTATTGGTACTACAACACATAGTGCACCATCCACTGTTACTACCTGGCTTTTATCTCTTTGTTTTTTGCTTGTTTTACTTCATTGTTGCCCTTGTGCCCACATTATCATTGGAACTTTTGAGAGAGCAAGGATGGGTTTTCCAGGTCCCTTCAACGAGGGAGCGTTGGTTCGATTTCTACAAACTATACAATCCTGAAAACATCGATTGGGGTTTAGTGCACAAGCAGATTCCAACAATGCTTGCACTAACATTTTTCGGAATCCTTCACGTCCCCATTAATGTACCTGCATTAGCTATATCTTGTAATGTTGACAAGTACGACATAGACAGAGAATTATCTGCGCACGGTTACTCAAATCTCTTCAGTGGTCTTCTTGGATCTGTTCCAAACTATTTGGTTTACACAAACAGTGTTTTATTTATCCGTGCTGGTGCAAACAATGCATTACCAGGCCTATTGTTAGCAGTAGCAACGGTTTTTGTCATGGTTGCTGGACCAGATAGCATTTCCTTTGTCCCAATTCCAATAGTTGGATCGTTGATATTTTTACTTGGATATGAGTTGCTCAAAGAGGTGTTCTATGATACTAGAGGGAAGCTGAGCAGATTCGAGTATATCACTATTGTGATCATAGTCGTCAATATGGGTGTTTTCGATTTCGTTATTGGCATTATTGTAGGTATTTTGATTGCATGTTTTTCCTATTTGATTGATAGTTCTAAACTTCAAACTGTCAACGGAGTTTTCGATGGGAAAGTTGCAAAATCTACTGTCTACAGGGATTATTTGCAGACCAAATTCCTAGACAAGATTGGAGAACAAATATACGTCCTGAAATTGCAGAATATATTGTTCTTTGGAACGATTGTATTCATTGAAAAACGTATTGAACAGTTATTCGATGGAGGATCAGAAAGAAAGAGAATTAGGTACTTTATCTTGGACTTTAAAAACATCAGAGCGGACCATATTGATTATTCTGCCGCGGAAGGATTTAATAGAATCAAAAGGGCCATGGAAATGAGGTGCATTACACTAATCATTTCCTCTATTACTGAACATGATTGCATATACAAGGCATTCAACAAGGTTGGTCTATTAGATGGCGTGGAGCTATTTTCAGATTTAAATTCCGCATTGGAGTGGTGTGAGAATGAATATTTGGTACGTTACAAAGAACTATTGGATCGCAGTCGCTATATGAAACTGAAACGCAGGGAAGGTCAGATTAAAAATGAGATATACCATTACCCACCACAAACTAACACACCAAGGAAGTCGCAACTGATTAATGTAGCTCAAAATATGTTACAGGATGAACGCAAGGCTTCCCAAATCACGTCGCTTTATAAGACCAAGCAACCTTTCCTACCTATTTTGCTCTTAGCGTTGAAGACATTCAGGCCAAAAGTTCTCTCGAATGATAAACACGAGATAATACTTTGGAAACAGCTCTGCCCGTACTTCAAACCAACACGTTTAGCTCCTTCTGCCCCGATTTCAACCAGAGGTAATTCTTTCTTTGTCTTGGAGAGCGGCGTTGTAAAAGTCCTCTATCAGCTACCACACGGTAGCATTTATGAGTCCCTTTCAGGAAATACATGTTATCCTTTGAATGATGAGGTACCTGGAGCTATGATTTCTAAAATTCATGCTGAGACCGACTGTTTGGTATGGGTAATAGACTCGGCATCATTACAAAGGCTAAAAACAGACAACCTTAAAGTATACACAGAGCTTCAAACCGTTTCAATGGCGGTAATGCAGTACAGGTTTAGAAGTATATTGGGGTATGCTCTAATTAGTAGCTGA
- the TDA1 gene encoding protein kinase TDA1 (Syntenic homolog of Ashbya gossypii AGR334W; Syntenic homolog of Saccharomyces cerevisiae YMR291W (TDA1)) yields MAASPKVSAVWPALDSTLDQTPRSKCKYVTSRSQLGDGNFSVVKECMNVHTRVRYAMKLVPKKLVRGRLQLIQREVSILKHVSEQLHMLENRSSEESTGGNIDRQGTFDGHHHVLQLFDYFETRDNIILVTQLCKQGDLYDMIINAGSLDVERQVKPYTACLLSALNFLHNNGILHRDIKAENILFRLRDQAPPEGSGYDVSAHDLIVADFGLAVRMEDTSTLKEYVGTLSYLAPEVVRCKNIQHVSPAEADKIRPYGPGIDIWALGVLCYFMMGGYMPFDCEDDAETTECILQGDYYVDEEAHANAIVEYKNCWDFIQRCFTSNDAIRPSAQDLMGHIFVREYFQSVAAKDFSYIPLIERSKSSNSLHNLGPPSRSPLVSTEFSFIEQSPISRSSSREKNLSKLKDTLRKTLSMTSIEPKNNIRLRFIQPSLAQNQHRKNSTFVMEPEPPSQSLMNGCFSITPESHSNFNVTPAISRKSSGNNILELARPMFLNALSPQTATNFTPVVAKMESGRGRTTAFQVGDEDDI; encoded by the coding sequence ATGGCCGCCTCACCAAAAGTAAGTGCCGTTTGGCCTGCTTTGGATAGTACGCTGGACCAAACCCCACGCTCTAAATGTAAATATGTGACCTCGAGAAGTCAGCTAGGAGACGGTAATTTTAGCGTTGTAAAAGAGTGTATGAATGTGCATACTCGTGTCCGCTATGCGATGAAGCTTGTACCAAAGAAGTTGGTTAGAGGGCGATTACAATTAATCCAGCGGGAAGTATCAATATTAAAGCACGTGAGCGAACAGCTCCATATGCTTGAAAATAGAAGCTCAGAGGAATCTACAGGTGGAAACATTGATCGGCAAGGAACATTTGATGGACATCATCATGTGCTACAGCTGTTTGACTACTTCGAGACGAGAGATAATATCATCTTAGTGACCCAGCTTTGCAAACAGGGTGATTTGTACGACATGATTATCAATGCAGGGTCTTTGGATGTGGAACGTCAGGTAAAACCATATACTGCATGCTTGTTGAGTGCTTTGAATTTCTTGCACAATAATGGGATATTGCACCGTGATATTAAGGCTGaaaatattctttttagACTTCGGGACCAAGCTCCTCCGGAAGGTTCAGGTTACGACGTCTCTGCTCATGACTTGATTGTGGCCGATTTTGGGCTTGCAGTGAGGATGGAAGACACTTCAACTCTAAAGGAATATGTTGGTACGCTCTCGTACTTAGCTCCAGAAGTTGTGCGGTGTAAAAATATTCAGCACGTATCGCCAGCAGAAGCAGACAAAATAAGGCCATATGGGCCTGGAATAGATATCTGGGCCCTTGGAGTTCTTTGTTACTTCATGATGGGGGGTTATATGCCCTTTGACTGTGAAGATGATGCTGAAACGACCGAATGTATCCTACAGGGCGATTACTACGTTGACGAAGAAGCCCACGCTAATGCAATTGTAGAGTACAAGAACTGCTGGGACTTTATCCAGCGCTGTTTTACGAGCAATGACGCCATTAGACCCTCTGCTCAAGATTTGATGGGCCATATTTTTGTTAGAGAGTACTTTCAGTCCGTTGCTGCTAAAGATTTCTCTTACATCCCACTTATAGAACGCTCAAAATCTTCGAACTCACTACACAATTTGGGCCCGCCATCCAGGTCCCCATTGGTCTCGACCGAATTTTCGTTTATCGAGCAGTCTCCAATCTCAAGGTCCAGCTCAAGGGAGAAGAACTTGAGTAAGTTAAAGGATACTTTGAGGAAAACGTTATCGATGACGTCTATTGAACCTAAGAATAATATTAGGTTAAGATTTATCCAACCGTCTTTGGCCCAAAATCAACATAGAAAAAACTCTACGTTTGTTATGGAGCCAGAGCCCCCATCACAGAGTCTGATGAACGGTTGTTTTAGTATAACGCCCGAAAGCCATTCTAATTTTAATGTCACTCCCGCAATTTCGAGGAAAAGTTCCGGAAATAATATCCTCGAACTAGCACGTCCGATGTTTTTAAATGCACTGTCACCGCAAACTGCTACAAATTTCACGCCAGTCGTCGCAAAAATGGAAAGTGGTAGAGGTAGAACGACGGCATTTCAAGTGGGCGATGAAGACGATATATAG